Part of the Vigna unguiculata cultivar IT97K-499-35 chromosome 3, ASM411807v1, whole genome shotgun sequence genome, TTAATCACACTGCAAATGGATGGCAGAGGAGGCTGCTGCATCGCCCGCTATGTACCCGGTGCATCCCACGTCTCCACCGTCGACAAAATAATGCTCAGGTTTCGCCCCATCGCTCCCAAACCCGTCGCCGCATCCATACCTTCCGATGCTTCTTCCTCGGAGAGCAGCGACACCTTACTCAAAACCAGAACCACAAAGAGAAAGTGCGCAAGTGATATCAACTGTCCCGCCAAACGAAGGACTCGCCGCAGGAAGAACACATCCTCTCCCAAGCAGAAGCCGCCGGCGGTGACTCTTCCTTTATTGCCAGAGACTCCCGTTCGGAAGGTTTCTCCGGTGATGGATCTAACTCCACCGGGAGTAAAACAAGCAGGAAGCAACGACATCAGCAACACGAACAACTACTTGAAGAAGAACGTGCCGATGTGGGTGAGTTTCGAGAAGCGGAGCTTGACGAGCAAGGTTGAACCGTACGGCGCGATGATGGGAGGGTGGTGTTCGTGTGTGACGGTGGAGTGCGTGACGAGCACGTGGGTGGAGGGCGAGTGGCTGGGGAGTACGGACGAGGAGCGGAGGGTGAGACTGAGCAGGGACACGTGTCCTGGGTTCATATCGGACGGGCACGGGAGGGTGACGTGGACGAACGAAGCGTACGGTGAGATGATGAAGGGAGAGAGACAGGCACCGGTATTTCTGGTGATGAAGGAGGGTGCACTGGTTTCTTGTCCTTCCTTCACTTGTAAGGTGAAGATGGTGAA contains:
- the LOC114176653 gene encoding uncharacterized protein LOC114176653: MDGRGGCCIARYVPGASHVSTVDKIMLRFRPIAPKPVAASIPSDASSSESSDTLLKTRTTKRKCASDINCPAKRRTRRRKNTSSPKQKPPAVTLPLLPETPVRKVSPVMDLTPPGVKQAGSNDISNTNNYLKKNVPMWVSFEKRSLTSKVEPYGAMMGGWCSCVTVECVTSTWVEGEWLGSTDEERRVRLSRDTCPGFISDGHGRVTWTNEAYGEMMKGERQAPVFLVMKEGALVSCPSFTCKVKMVKYLFGRERGSLTLNCDVWRMDFGGFAWRLDVKTALRLGY